CCGGGGTGCCGCCGGGATCACCGCGCCCGCCCACGGGCTGTTCCTTTGGAGAGTGAGGTACTGACGCCGTGCGCGGGGAGAAGGCCATCGTCCGCTGCCCCTGGGTCGACCTCGGGAAACCGGAATACGTGGATTACCACGACCGGGAGTGGGGAGTCCCGGTTCACGACGACCGCCTCCTGTTCGAGTTCCTCACCCTGGAGGGCGCCCAGGCGGGGCTGAGCTGGTACACGGTCCTGCGGAAGCGGGAGAATTACCGGGCGGCCTTCAACCGGTTCGACCCGGAGAAGGTGGCCCGGTACGGAGAGAGGAAAGTCGCGGAATTGCTCGCGAATCCGGGGATCATCCGCAACCGGGCAAAGATCCTCGCAGCGATCGGAAACGCGCGGAGCTTCCTGGAGGTCCGGGACGAATTCGGCAGTTTCGACGCGTACATATGGCGATTCGTCGGCGGAAGGCCGATCGTGAACGAGATCCGGACCCTTGCCGATTATCGCGCCACCAGCCCGGAGTCGGACGCGATGAGCGCGGAGCTGCGCCGGAGGGGATTCCGGTTCGTCGGATCGACGATATGTTATGCTCACATGCAGGCCACCGGGATGGTGAACGACCACGCCCTCTCCTGCTTCCGTCGGCGGGAGATTCTCCGGTGTGTTTGTTCTTGACGATCCGGCGGTTTTCCGGTTTAATTACTTTCTTTGATTTCGACGGGGAAGGTTTGCGCCATGAAGACGACGAAGATGCTGACCAGGGACATAGCCGATCAGAAATGGTACGTGGTGGACGCCGAGGGGCAGGTCCTCGGGCGGATGGCGACGAAGATCGCCGACGTCCTCCGGGGCAAGAACAAGCCGACGTTCACCCCCAACGCCGACATCGGCGATTTCGTCATCGTGGTGAACGCGGAGAAGGTGAAGCTCACGGGCAAGAAGATGACGGACAAGATCTATTACCGCCACAGCGGGTACATGGGCGGGCTGAAGTCCACCACCCCGCAGAAGGAGCTCGGCGGCGCGCACCCGGAGCGGATCGTGGAATGGGCGGTCCGGGGGATGCTTCCCAAGACGCGCCTCGGGGACAGGCTGTTCACCAAGCTGAAGGTGTACGCGGGGCCGGAGCATCCGCACAAGGCGCAGCAGCCGCGGATGCTGGCCGTCAACGAATAGGAGGAACCACCGCACCATGGCTCAAGCGAAGGTGTACGCTACGGGGAAACGGAAGACGGCGATCGCGCGCGTCTACATCAAGTCCGGCACGGGGCGCATCACGGTCAACGGCCGGGAGTTCGAGGATTACTTCCCGGTGCTGGCGCTGCGGTCGGTCGTCACCCAGCCGCTGGTCCTGACGGGGAAGCGCACCAGCGTCGACGTCGACGTGAACATCGGCGGCGGCGGCCCCATGTCGCAGGCCGAGTCCGTCAAGTGCGGCATCGCGAAGGCGCTGCAGATCGAGAACCCCGAGCTCCGCTCGCCGCTGAAGCGCGCCGGATTCCTCTCGCGCGACGCCCGCATCAAGGAACGGAAGAAGTACGGACAGCCGGGGGCCCGCAAACGGTTCCAGTTCTCCAAGCGTTGATCGGGAGGGGGAGACTCAGCCCCTCTTCACCGGACGATCTTCCGAAGGGGAAGGCAGGGACACCCGCCTTCCCCTTCTTGTTTTCCCTCTACCGAGTACAATGTGAAGGATGGGAAAAGGCATGAAGCGCGTCGCGATCTTCGGGGCCACCGGATACACCGGGTTCGAACTGATCCGGATGCTGCTGTCCCATTCCGGGGCGAGGATCTCCGTCCTCACCTCCGAGCAGTACTCCGACCAGCCGCTCGCGCAGGCGTTCGCGCCGTTCAAGGGGAAGCTCGAGGGCGCCGCCTTCGGGAAGATGGAGAAGCTCATCGGGGGCGATTTCGACCTCGCCTTCCTGGCGCTTCCGCACACGGTCTCCTCGTCGGTCGCGGGTACGCTGATCGGCCGCG
This region of Thermodesulfobacteriota bacterium genomic DNA includes:
- a CDS encoding DNA-3-methyladenine glycosylase I gives rise to the protein MRGEKAIVRCPWVDLGKPEYVDYHDREWGVPVHDDRLLFEFLTLEGAQAGLSWYTVLRKRENYRAAFNRFDPEKVARYGERKVAELLANPGIIRNRAKILAAIGNARSFLEVRDEFGSFDAYIWRFVGGRPIVNEIRTLADYRATSPESDAMSAELRRRGFRFVGSTICYAHMQATGMVNDHALSCFRRREILRCVCS
- the rplM gene encoding 50S ribosomal protein L13, yielding MKTTKMLTRDIADQKWYVVDAEGQVLGRMATKIADVLRGKNKPTFTPNADIGDFVIVVNAEKVKLTGKKMTDKIYYRHSGYMGGLKSTTPQKELGGAHPERIVEWAVRGMLPKTRLGDRLFTKLKVYAGPEHPHKAQQPRMLAVNE
- the rpsI gene encoding 30S ribosomal protein S9, whose product is MAQAKVYATGKRKTAIARVYIKSGTGRITVNGREFEDYFPVLALRSVVTQPLVLTGKRTSVDVDVNIGGGGPMSQAESVKCGIAKALQIENPELRSPLKRAGFLSRDARIKERKKYGQPGARKRFQFSKR